The genomic interval ttattgatgACAATTTGGCAGGTAAGAAAAAAAGTATATATCGGCTATAAGGTTCATCTTCTCTTAGATCTGGTGAGCAGAATTTATAGTTGAATATATAAATACATATTGAACCATTGTAATATACATGACTTTTAtatgttgatgtttaattatgtCGGAATGGAGTCTGATTCGAAAGTAATTACTATCATTGTTAGATGATTGATTTGATATTATCCATAGTTGTGAATATGATGAGATTTATTCTCTAGAATTACATCCCAACCCTTTGTTTTATAGAAAATGGGAGGGTGAAATCATATTATTTATGCAAGTCTTCTCGAGTAAAAGAATTCTCCCTATGGTCATGGATGTAATTGTGAATATGGTGAGACACAATATCTATgaatcttgttgattatatcttCTAGCCCCTTGTTATCCGAGTTTTGAAAATTATGAGTTTTCAAAGGACAAAACCAATCATTTCATCTATGCTCTAATGTGGTTTTCAATTTTTACAGAGTCAGAACTTATGGGACCTTCAAAGAATTTTCTGTGAAGGTCTCCTTTATAAGTTAATGGATCAAAATGTGAATCGATCTAGACAAGTGATTAATGGATAGTCCAGATTATTATTAACCTGATTGTGATTATTAAATGCAGGGAAAAACATTGTGATCAGAGCTATCCTCACTTGGTTGCTTTTCATTTTTGAGCCACTTATTTTTTGGTTGAACAATTGAAGCATCAAATACAGGCGGAATCAGAGTCATTGGCCATTTTGTTTTACTGGCAACTTTATCATCAAAAATCAGGTATGTGATATGACTATTGTAAATGTGAATGACTAATATGTGATGAACTTTACTATCATTCACATTTCACCATCATTATCAGCAAATTAATGATCTAAATACACTAGGAGGTTAGACTAGTGACTAATATGGGACACAAAGCCTTACGAAATATAAAAATattcaatttattaaaaattattcaatTTGGTAAATGAGTCGAGTAAGGATCATATATAAATTATTCTCCCATTTTTGTttctttattaaaaaaatttattcaatTTGTTAAATGAGCTGTCTCCagggtttgttttttttttccttctctcttTCATTTCATTGTGCAAGATTTGACAAAATCAAGGAATATTAATTAAACAATGGGGAGAAAAAGGCACAAAAACAGCTACATACCTACTGTGAGAATAACTATATATAAACATTTAATACATTTTAATACGTTATTATTAATAAATACAGCCTCGTGACGtcagaattaaaataaaatatatggcACCGTATTTCTATCCAGATATATAATATCATGCCGCCCCCAACAAAGTGGAACAATATTCaacttttgattattttttttcataaagaatatttatttatttatttatttatttattgttacaGCTTTGATgtcaagatatatatatattatttagtagATTTCGATTTTTGACTAGTCCTGAACTTGATTGTATAATTGTTGGAGGTGATTATAtagataattttaaataaattcaaacTTGATCAAAATCAACTATCAAGCATAATTAGGTATACAAATTCAACTTAAATGAAATTGATATTCATTATCTAGGTTCAACTAACCCTATATTTGAATGGGATGAGCAGAAGTTTATGAATGAAGGAGAAGAGAGGGGAATGGAGAGAAAAAGAAgggaagtaaagtatttatattctccttatttggaagggagggaaggttcattaatgTAACATGTGTTACCGTGTTTGGGaggaaagtaaggataatgaaggttaaatatataaaattataaaattaccctCACTTTTATTAAAGACTTGCGCGTTCAAAAATCCAATGCATCTTGCATATATTTATTGGTTAAGACTTACGCATTCAAATAATTATAGCTCATTTGTTAAAGTCGGCATCGATGTCAGAGTCGACGTCGAAGTCGATGTCGACATTAGCATAGAAGTTGGCATCAGCATCGAAGTCGGCATCTGCATCGGCGTCAAAGTCAGTGTCGACATTGACGGAGTGTGAGCGTTGGACGGTTCGAGTCGAGCGATGCAAGTGTTTTTCGTCGTGATGCAAAGAATATCTAAaacaataatttttagaattaatataataaaatagagataaaattggaacataattttttttttaactccctTTACCCTTTCTTACACCCTAAATCGGGGTGTAAGAAATTTTTTCGTTTCATGGATAAGGAAGGTTAAACCCTTCCTTACTTTTCCTTTCTATATCTCACTTCCTCCCAAACAATGTTTCAAGTTTCCCTTCCCTTTTTTTACCCTCCCCTTCcttcacctcctcccaaacagtgCGTAAGGATTATATGGAGTAGGAAAAAATAGGGATACAAATGAattgaattaaataatataaaattattgatatttgaatttggatttgaaaaatatatatgatatttgAAACTTGATTCTAAACTTGAATATACAAATAATTTTGACTCGAACTCGATTTGAAATAAAATTCAAGAGCTTAATTCGAATTGTTCGAATCTTGATTTAGGTATATTTGaactataattaaaaattatttaaatttaatttcagtttgaattattcaaatcttaatttgaatatatttaagataaaattatgtaaaaataattagaattctaTTTGAGTTCCGGAATGACTCGTCATTCAAATTGTGCTTATAATTCAAATTGTCATTAATTAAGGGGAGAATATGGATGGTGCCATAATAATTATATCATAAATTCCAAGTCAATTGACAATTTAAAGTTTTTGTGAAATTTTGCTATAATTTTAACAATAAATTGCACGCTCAAAGATTGACTGAACTATATATAAAAGTTTGGCTTAATAAATGAATGAATTCTTATCATCCATTTGCAAACTTGTAGACAGTTTTGAAACTCGATAAAATATGATCCATTGCTACATTCAAACCATTGAATGGAACAAGTCATTGACAgtctcaaataaatcaataaactcAAGTTGAAAGAACATTAAATACTGTAAACATAATATACTCATGCTCAGCATCAAACTGCTAACCAACACAAGAAAAGTTCTAAGTCAGAAATATAACAAGTGAAAGAAGCATGATCGTTCTTCCAAGGATGAACTGCAAATCATCGAATTTCAGTCCATACATGGAAGAAAGTGAATAGACAATCCTTTTGGATGATCATTATATGCAATTTGAAGTGAAAGCTAACCTTGTTGTTGATCTCCCAAGTTGGAACGGATGTGTATCCTTTCGATTCGGCCTGCAACTTCAGACATCGACGGTCGGACGTGTGGTGAAGGGGCGGTGCAATCAATTGCCAGCTCCAATAGCTCCGCCATTTCCTGCTCAACGTTCTGAAACTTCAACAGTTCAGGATCAAGCACCTCGGAGTTCCAATTCTCCCTCGCCACGGATCTCACCCGTCTTGGTAGATCAATGCATTCGTCGCCGTTGCTGGACTGTGTTGGGGGCCTCCCGTTGAGTAATTCCATGAGGAGCACTCCGAAGCTGTACACGTCGGCCTTCTGGGAGACCCTTCGGACGTCAGTCACCTCCGGCGCGCGGTAGCCACCAGAGCGTTGGCTGGGCATTGGGGTGGAGTTCAGAGTGTTTAAGCCGGCGTCCGAGACATAGGCCTGGTTCGACTTGGAGAGGATGATGTTGGATGACTTGATGTTGCCATGAGAAAGCTCAGAGCCCTTGACATGGATGTATTCGATGCCCCGGGCCGCGCCTAGAGCAATCTCTAATCTTGTCTCCCAGTTCAGAGGAGTGCGGCCGGATGATTTGTTACCTAACATTTTGCAATCCAAGATTGAAAATCACCATTCACAATCACAAACAACAAGCCAGACTGAATTTGCAATCTCAAGAATGCTAATGAGAAGTTCGAAGATCCTCAATCTGAAGTCCTATGGAATCTTAAGAAAACAGTGAAAGGCATAATTCCAGAATTGGGTAAATCGATTTGCATTCTTGAGAATGATGCCAGTGAGGAGTTCAATGATTATCAGATTGAAAATTTGAGATCGTATAGAAGAGTTTTAAGAACAGAGAAAGGGCAAGGGAGAGAGGAGAGACCGTGGAGAATGGATGAGAGGCTTCCATCGGGTATGTGCTCGTAGACCAAAAGCTTCTCGTCTTTGCTGTAGTAGTAAGCCTGGAGGGACACCAAGTTTGGGTGGTCCAAGGCGGCGATGGCCTCCAGCCTCTCCCGAAAGCTCTTCTCGGGGAGGCTGGCGTCGTGGAGGCGCTTCACTGCCACCACGAACCCCGTCTCCAGCAAAGCTTTGTAGGTTGTGCTGGTCGTCCCCTTCCCGAGAACCTCCGCGGAAGCCCGCAGCAAGTCCTCCAGGTCATATATTCTCTGAACGTTCCCGACGAACACGAGCGTCCGGCCGCCGCTCAATGGGCGAGCCAATGCGGGTAGAGGCGGCGGAGGAGGACGAGATGGGAGAGTGCTGGCCTCGGCATCCAGAACCCCGATTTTCAACGTCGTCTCTGACGCCGATGGACTCCTCTCCGCCTCCTTTTCCTCAGgaaatccctttttcttcttctttcgaaagaagaggaatatgatgaGGACGAGGAGAGTGGCAAAGCCGATGACGGAACCGATAACGATCACGGCGATTGCGCCGTCAGAAAGCTTGCTCCCTCCGCCTCCACCTTCGGCGGGGCAGGGGTCGAGAGGGCTTCCACAGAGGGAGTTCCCGATGAAGGAGCTCGCCGGCATGCCCCTGAGCCACGCGGGGATCGACCCATTAAGTTGGTTGAAGGACACATTGAACTGGACGAGACTCGACAGAAGGAGGTCAGGGATCTCTCCGGAGAGTCGATTTTGCTCAAGAAACAGCACCTCTAGGGCGGTAAGGTTGTTGAACCCCACCGGAATCGAGCCGGCGAGGGAGTTCGCGGCGAGATCGAGGTAGACTAGCTGAGGAAGGCTGAATAAAACGGATGGTATATCGCCGGATAGCCGGTTGTTCTGCAAGTAAAGGTAGCGGAGGGAGACGAGGGCGGAGAAATCCGGAGGGAGTGTACCGGAGAGGTGGTTGTAGCGGAGGCTGAGGGCTCGGAGGGCGGTGAGGTTGCCGATCGTACGCGAGGGGATCGAACCATTGAGGCTAGATCCTGGGAGGCGGAGCTCGGTGACGCGGCCGCCTTCGCAGGTGACTCCGTCCCAGGAGCAAGGAGAGTCCTCGGAGACGTTCCACCAATTGGTGGCGCCGTACAAGGCGGCGCGGAAATCGAGTAGGGCGGCACGGTCAGAGGTGAGATCGGCGGCGGAGGCGACGACAACGGCGACGGATAAGAGAAGGAGGAGGGGGACGGAAGCCATTGACGCGGCTGGGTGACGATGGAAGAGCAGGTTTTCGCGTAGTCCTCGGGGCCTCTTTACGGGAGCGGAAAGCGGTCCAGTTACGACTATACGAACCGGCTATACGAACCGGCCAGCTGGCTTTTTTTTAATATGTAAAGAGCAATTCTCATTTTACCTCCTGTCACGTTTTTTATTTCTGAAAATGCCTtcgaattttcaaaattagtagAGGACGTCCTGGAATATATTTGGTAAGAGAAATTTCTTCGGATTTTATCTTTAGATTTCTTTACATTACATTATACAATAAAAGTAATTCTatttatacatttttttttaataaaaagcaACTTCTATAATTAATTTAAGAATCTTATATTTAAATATGTATTTTTTATAGTGATTTTTAACTTAATCCTAAATTTATAATGCactttaaagataaaaaaatctctggaaaaaatatatataatctattagaaAGAATTTATTTGCAAATGTTAATCATTAGATTTTTTtatatacttaattaattttgaaagtagaCAGGTCAATATTTCATCGCATCCGTAAGAGCTTCATTAATACACAAGTCCAATACGGCAATACCAAAAGCCAAAAGAACAATTTTTGCCTTAAGAACAGCTCAAATCCTAGTTTCAAGGAACTTCCTCACTAATATCAATTTGataaaacaaatagaaaaaatcatggaaaagaatttagaacttaGAAAATAGTCCCACCTGAAGAACTTCACTAGTATTTACCTGCAAATCAATGAATcaaagagatttttttaaaaaattattataattattgagGTGTTATTTATTTGATTGTATATATTTAAATAAGAGTGGCAAATTGAAGTTTTGACTGTAATGATTTGAATCAGTTGATTCAAGTGAAGAAAAAGATTACCTTGATTTCTTGCTTTTCTGATGAAGGAAAGGAAGACAAGTACAAGAGCAACTCCTGCACTGAGGCCAATGATGATTGCCACTGTTTTCCCTATCTCATCATCTAAggaatatcaaaattaaaatttaattaatttataacagaaaattttcaaaaattattattattattattatcgcattttaaaaaataaatatactaaAAATATCTTTATATCTATTTTAAAGTTGTTTTAACTAAAATAgttttaacttgattttttttaattaaagttgCGCTAAGATGATAAATTATATTGGAGGGttgttttgatatattttttaaaatgaagtgCTATAATGATAATTTACAGATTTGCTTGAAACGTCAACTAACCGTCGTCGTCATCGGAGGTGTCGACTCCGTCGGACCAATACCTGACGTAGCACTTGCCGAGGTAAGCATCGCCGGCGGCGGCGACCCGGCCGCAGGCCTCCCTGAGCCGCGCCAACGCCGCCGCTGTGCACTCGTCTCATTGCTTCCCCGACTGGTCACCGACGCACTGCGCAACCGCCTTCGCTTCCCCGGCGGTGCCGAGTCTGTAGCTTCTGCCTCCGCTCTCCAGCAGGGCAGCAAGCGCAGCGTCGCGCATGGAGAGCTGTATGCCTGCGTCGCCGCCACCGTGTCCTCCTCCGTaagcggaggaggaggagcactTTCTGTAGAGGACGGCGGTGTCGGGCTTGCCGAGGAAGGAGTCGTTGCCGTAGCGGAGGAGGCATCCCCTCAACTGGACGGCGGCGCCGGCGGCGGAGGGGCAAAGGGCGGAGAGCTGGGAGAGGCCTGAGCGGACGCAGGCGGCGCAGTTGGAGACTGCGAGGTCGCCGCGGCACTGGAAGAGGCCGTAGGCCTCCGGAGCGCCGCTGGCGGCGGCGGAGGTGAAGTTGGCATAGGAGGATAAGGCGGCGGAGTTGGCGAGGGAGGTGAAGAGGGCTTCGATGTTGGATTTGTAAGGGGAGGCAGGGGCGTACTTGGGCTGTGAGCATCCGCCGTAGACGAAATCAGTGAAGTCGTCGGAGGAGGAAGAGGCcatagaagagaagaagaggaaaagcaAGAACTTAGACAACAACATGTTGATGTAGTTCTGGTGTTACTTTCCTTCCTGTAGTTATTTATTAAGCTTGAAGAAAttccacaaagagggagagagagcaTGAAATTTAGGctaataatatttaaaaagtaattttaattaaattaattttttataataagtTATAAaatgtattttaatataataataatgtatattaattttgattaaattgatatatataattatactttaataagaaatatactttttaatataaataataataaaagatgtcctttataatttttaaaaaaaaataaaggaaaaaggatTTGTGATTATGAAACACCAATCATTTATCTGAACATTCCAAAAGCCAGCGGCAAGGTGGACGAGAGGTGGTCCTAAAAGCTAAGTAGTCCCATGACTTTAAGtgcctttttttttaatatttttatttatgtggCACAGGTCAATACAGAGAGAAGATGAATCATGATGACTATTAGTCATGAGTACAAATAATCATATGGATGAGGACATACTTGGACATATTAAATTTCGATCCCAACATCTCATATGACAACACTCTATATGTCAACCACCGCACTACTCCaagaaaactttttaaatttttatctagCACCATACATTTACTAGTCTTTCAGACACCATTAATTCTAAGGATAATCGATCCGAtcttacaaaaaaaatttataaaccaTCAAAATAAATTTAGTACAACAGATGATTCAACAACTCAACATCCTAGGTTCATCACCGCACATGAGGAAAATGACTTACAATGCGTCATAACTGGAAATTAAACCATGAATACTTAGAGACTACAAGAGCACCCTACCATTATACCATAGCTCCGAGCATTCGGCCATGTTCGCAAAGTAGCGATCCTAGATTATAGAATCGCATGATCCTATGATCCGGAATACCAAATCGATCTTGGATTGTGCATGATTATTTTTTTAGTGGAATCTTAGCAGGATTAGTGAGATTGTA from Zingiber officinale cultivar Zhangliang chromosome 6B, Zo_v1.1, whole genome shotgun sequence carries:
- the LOC121988699 gene encoding probable inactive receptor kinase At1g48480; translation: MASVPLLLLLSVAVVVASAADLTSDRAALLDFRAALYGATNWWNVSEDSPCSWDGVTCEGGRVTELRLPGSSLNGSIPSRTIGNLTALRALSLRYNHLSGTLPPDFSALVSLRYLYLQNNRLSGDIPSVLFSLPQLVYLDLAANSLAGSIPVGFNNLTALEVLFLEQNRLSGEIPDLLLSSLVQFNVSFNQLNGSIPAWLRGMPASSFIGNSLCGSPLDPCPAEGGGGGSKLSDGAIAVIVIGSVIGFATLLVLIIFLFFRKKKKKGFPEEKEAERSPSASETTLKIGVLDAEASTLPSRPPPPPLPALARPLSGGRTLVFVGNVQRIYDLEDLLRASAEVLGKGTTSTTYKALLETGFVVAVKRLHDASLPEKSFRERLEAIAALDHPNLVSLQAYYYSKDEKLLVYEHIPDGSLSSILHGNKSSGRTPLNWETRLEIALGAARGIEYIHVKGSELSHGNIKSSNIILSKSNQAYVSDAGLNTLNSTPMPSQRSGGYRAPEVTDVRRVSQKADVYSFGVLLMELLNGRPPTQSSNGDECIDLPRRVRSVARENWNSEVLDPELLKFQNVEQEMAELLELAIDCTAPSPHVRPSMSEVAGRIERIHIRSNLGDQQQG